The Mytilus galloprovincialis chromosome 11, xbMytGall1.hap1.1, whole genome shotgun sequence genome contains the following window.
taatggattgatgaaaacttggatatttgatttcatggttttaagcaAAATCATCATACTTTGCtgttgaaaatttgtatttcgttaaacatttaaatttgtagttCCACTgtacccacaaaaattggtattcaacaaatattaatgaagcCACAGTATTTAGTATAAACAACACTATGGATTCAGGTTAAGCTTATTGTCCATGGTCTAGCAGTCTGCACCAACAAaatttcaactactagtccgaagaccaatattctgacatttttcttattagTCCAAACAAAGtattgcaaaaacttactagtctgaataaaattttactagtctggggcattgggctagtggctaaccgtgcagactggtCTAGTGAGCCTTATGATTAGGAAAATACAATATTCTTTTTCATTGTACCAATGTTCATGGTTTTTTTCCATGTAGAATATTTGAACTTTGTTGAACACTTTAATTTCTGGTTAAAGTACAATATCCGCTAAAATCATTTACATATACaggtaaaaaaattaattcacaATACATCTTTTGTCTCAATTCACATAAAGTAGACAAAGTTTCTAGATGTATCAATTTTCTAGAGACACAAGATACTTTTATACTTTCATTAAAAGAACTTAAAACACATATACTATACAGTAGTTGCCTTTAGAAAAAATAAGTGAAATTTTTAAGTAATTTTGTTTACAGGCACGCTGAAATGAAATATCCACGTGTGCCTACTTTCTCAAACCTAAGAGAAAACAGAATCTGTCCTTCACATTTGaatatcaatttctttttaaaagaactAAAAGGTGATGATATgggaatactgtggattcattaatattcattaaataccaattttcgtgggtttcgtggttacaggtgaaccacgaattcaaatgttcaacaattatcatattttcaataggctttgtatacagattTTGGCAAAACtaagaaatcaaatatccacgaatatgtcaGAATCCACAGTttcatcaatgagacagcaaccaaacgacacaCATGACAACCATACGTCAAAACATAAACCTTAAAACAGGTGTTAGTTTTCCATCAATCacgaaaaaaatgaacaaaagttaTAGCCTTAAATAGCATGAATAGTTGAATGACatcaataaattataatatttaaagaCTTAATTTACATGTCAGAACATTTTAAGCTCTTACAaataattttcatggttttcccAAAAGTCTGcttgttaaaaatttatattttgctgaatatttaaatatctggttcacctgtacccatgaaTTCCATGAAAAGTGGcatcgaaaaaaataaataatgaatctacagtaaacGATCGATTCCTTTGCTTGCACCACAATAATTATCAAATGACAAATCCATGAATTCAAATATGAGGCTCCCGCAGggtcaaaaacgacctgcgacctctgTGCTTTTTAGAGGTGACTTCCTacctgagggccttctaaaaacgacctgcgacctgtaaaatttggaaaaaaaacaaccTCCAACTGACTTCCGTCCTCTTATGTTGgggaaaaacgacctgcgacctgtacatttcccttaaaGACGACCTCTCGACGAATTCAAAAGCGACCTTACGACCTGAGGCAggtaccctgtgggagcctcaAATATAGAAAACATTCAACCAGTAATTGAACATTCGTGAATGTGCCTAGCTTATAAATATGAGTTAAATTATCAGTGTTGTTAATTCAtgaactgaatattttttttgtctaaatttgaattcttggataagtttttttttttcattaaccaTGGACCATCTATTGTTGTATGACTTtggaaaaaaacccaaaataacCAAACAACACAATGAGTTTTCCATTGAACACATGTATCTTCAACTTGtcaaaaaaagttatgaaaagaTATGCAATGTCCGTTTTCTATGTGGAAAATAAATTTGATCAAAAATTTAAATAGCTGGTGCAAAAAAGCCCCAACACCCATAACATTGAACTACATACTAATTGCGCAATTTTATTTAGACCCCAAATAAATCTTTTCATTGAAGCATTGAAGTGCCTTCAAAGACCCCCTAAGAATTTGTCTGGAACAGCCTTTAGGCCGAAATGCATAAATATATATGTCTGTTTTCTACCTccatttctaaaaatatattatacGCCGTTGTAGTTTTAAAATTTTGGGTATAACAAATCTGACTGGGTAAACCAGAGGAAATAGGATTCATACAGGTAAGAGTTAATGCTTTTTCTCAAGACATTTTGTCAAGGCACTAAAATTTTACGATTTGACAATCAAACATGTGCATAGGATTGGTCATTAGCTgggaacagacatgtatatatattttggcCTTAGTAACATCAACAAATTTATAAATTAGTTTCATGTTAAGGAAGTTTTCTATACTGACTTTAGTACCCCATACATGTCCTACTTTTAGTAATGGCAGTCAAACTGAATTTACttgattttctttatatataaatatttgaaaacgtgacaagataataaaaattatcaCACAATTCATGAAatgtaaaaatgttttcaaaacctTCATATGCATATGAATTAGCCTtgaatataaatgattttttagtTTACAATTTTAATGCGATGCGCACTGCACTCGCTGTCCGCCTGGTCCCATTTCGTCGTCATCGTCTTCATCATGTGCATTTCTTTGTCTGCTACGTCTGCGGTCACGTGGATTATAATCCTCAAGGTCGTGTTCTTCGGCATCATCAGGAATTATTACCTCTTTTCTAGGAGGGAGTAAATTGTCCAGTTGTGTCAATTTGGCAGCTGGTAAGAAATTGTTCTCTGGAAATTTCACTTTGAATTTAATTACTAATCGTCCTTTTTCGAATGGATCACGTTTAATTGGCATACCTTCATTCATGACACATTTGATTTCTTTGTCTTTGATAACGTCCCCTGaaaagtcaaaatatttgttatatgttaCTTAAttgatctgcttaccattcccgAACACATGACATAACTCCTTGAATTTTTGTCGGGGTTTGTTTGACTGAGTTTTAgatttatatgttgtgttttgtgtactatttatGTTGATTGctgttttcatttttagacatggcgttctttgtttatttttttggactaatagagtttgaatgtccctctggtatctttctcatCTCTTTGATAAATGTAACATGAAAGTTTATCTATTTCCACCTGCAACAAAAACAAGACCACCCTGAAAGCTGAAAGTAGcattaacaaacaacaaacatatgTTCTTGCTTGTTTATAATTAATTTTCTGTTTGTGGCTTGAACATGGTCAAATCCAACCTTTGCAGGATTTAACAGCAACCTTGCATCTGATTAAAAAGACAtgttgtgtctgtcccaagtcaggagcctctggcctttgttagtcttgtataatatttaattctagtttcttgtgtataattcggagtttagtatgacgtcaattatcactgtactagtatacatatttttaggggccagctaaaggacacctacaggtgcgggaattctcgctacattgaagacccactggtggccttcggctgttgtctgctctatggtcgggtcgttgtcgctttgacacattccccatttcctttctcaattttattcaaagtttAAAACTGTATAGTTTGCTTTCATGTGCTGAAGCGAATTGAAATGTGACCTAATGGTGTTATCTTATTACACTAAATTTATAATAAGATAACATCATTAGGTTAAGCCccctatatacatgatatagatacCTACAACACATTggccaaaaaattaaaattaaacattttttaatgagatctttaaaattaaaattactttATTAAATCAATTTATCCAGAATTACACTCTCCTTTCAAAAATCCttgatacccccccccccccccccccatctttTATTCATACATTCTTACCAGGAAGACTTGTAATAACTAATGTTCTATCGTCTAATGTTTGTATAGTTTTTTGAAATCCACATAAAGCTTCCACTAATTCAATTTCCATTTCGGTAATAAGGTCAAGGTCTTGCCGCTGGAATCTGTCATGTTCTTTTTCATCTAGCACAATGATTATGTCCCCTGCTTCTATCCCTGGTTCTTGGTCACCGTCTCCTGTGAATCGGATATTTTCTCCATCTTTCATTCCTAAAATAAAGTCAAATGCATTAGTCCTATAGATACTAttattacacacttttaaaataaattacttcCCTCTGTCCATCGTAGACTGGTTTTAAACTGGACAAAATTTGCTTTTACCAATGCAAAGTATGACAAGTTGAAAATGATGTATCAGTggtttttcatgaaaaataacttttggTGGCAAAATTATTCAGCTatacaacaaattaatttaattaaaagttttgaaaaatacaCAAGTGAGCTAAAAGttatgttaaatattgaaaataaagtttGTCAATGAAATGAAGGCGGTAACAAATCTTTACCTTTGTCTATatgtatgaattaaaaaaatatgtaaaggggagataatttcaggttttttttttatttttgaacaataCTACAACATGTTGTGTTGAACATTTGTGCCATCAAAGAATActgaattctgattttttttttctaaggtTGGCAAAATTATTCAgcttaacaacaaattaatgtaattaaaggaTTTGAAAATACACAAGTGAGCTAAAAGttatgttaaatattgaaaataaagtttGTCAATGAAATGAAGGCTGTAACAATTCTTTACCTTTGTCTATATGTACTTCCAGAATTTTTCTTTCTCTTGTGACCTTTTTACCATTACAATGTTTACACATATGTTTTGGATCAATACTCTCTCCTTCCCCTCGACACTCCGAACAAACTGTCTGGATCTGTTGTACCATACCAGGAGCCAGTTGGTGAATTCTGATCTGCATCCCTGTTCCTTTACAGATACGGCATTTCCCTACAGCTCCTTCTTTGCCTCCACGACCTGTTAGgaataaaaaacaatatgttaaggggagataatcagtTTTGAATCTTTGTCAGAACAATCATGCAACAGGCCCTGTTTAACATTTATGGGGTCAAAAATAATGAATTGTGATCATTTCTAAGGTTGGgagaatttaatattaaaaagtgCATACAAAAGGTACTTGTAAACAAAAGCATGAAAGTTTATAGTAGATATGCTTATGCATTACAAAACTACATAAATTTCTTTCAGAAGGAGCTTAATGTTCTTGTGTGTGTCTTCCAAAAAATCTGGCTAAATGTTTATTTGTAGTAAAGGTACACATATGTATAAATTGCATATAATAAGTTGTTGAAAAAGAATCAACTTCATATTTATtatgggtgctataaacagtttcgtataaaaaactaggggttattccccgactaaaaataaccatggagggaaacccctgtttatttactcaatcggtgaaaaagtatcatgttttttgtatttgattgtaaaaattagttaattagctttgaattaaaacaggttgaatgattgaaataattttaaaaattatattaactttacatgttttgaggggagacaacactgtaaacaacctgtttttttggcagtgaaaattgaaaacttatttgcagccactgtagctcttttcggagcaggaaaccgtaccctgaaacaagatttttttgaaaggccaggtaaaaacctacaaattccatacagttttgattatgtaaaatgtgcatggatcatgtcttcatgggtgtgcacatgaccgggtttcaagttttttatgttcaaattagaccTTTTTCCCCCCATGTTCATAggatggaatatttttaatatattaaaagtacacattatttttatttcattataaactagagaacattctgattccagtgatatctagttttatacaagtatctctattaatcagtccaccactaagggtcacttatgcatggtccctcaaaatgtgacgtcatagaaaaaaactgttgattgcaccctatgTGAAAATAACTCTGTAATTGTTGTgtattaaattttactttttgacaATGTAACATTTTTCCTTAAAAGGGGAGACAACTTGCGTGCCATTAAATATTTTCTATTGAGTTTAAACTCTTGTCTTACCTTCACATTTACCACATATAACATTTTTCTGTAAAGCTAATTTTCGTGTTGCACCATTGTATAAATCTTCTAGCGACACTTTCAATTGATGAACAACATCTTTGCCTTTCTTTGGTCCCCTTTGTCTTCCACCGCCGCCGaagaacatatcaaatatatCCATGGGGTTGTGGAAATCTGCTCCATGGCCACCGCCTTTAATGGCTTCCTCGCCACCCCTGTCGTACGTTTCACGTTTTTTAACGTCTGATAATACTTCATAGGCCTGACTGATTGCTTTGAActacaaaatacaaatttatattatatataaataatacatgtaaggccaactaaaattaattagtagattttcatccaaatttttgaaaaaaatggggtggCCCCggtgggtgggaggattttattttttaaattttatttcatatgaaacccttttgtgacgagttctttatatatgcaagtgtaataataagcttatattatgtatacacaagtatgaggaatcttacaaaatatttcaaatccttaaatgaatatatatatctaattgcagctttaaccagatgctccgcagggcgtagctttatacgaccgcagaggttgaaccctgaacggttggggcaagtatggacacaacattcaagttggattcagctctaaatttggattgtgattaaatagttgacacagcataggtttctgacacagaatgaatgtgttctaatgaacttaaaatttttgttttctcttagagcaattcactatgctgttgaatattaatcctctcaaaacaagaatgtgtcctcagtacacgaatgccccactcacactatcattttccatgttcagtggaccgtgaaattggggtaaaaactctaatttggcattaaaattagaaagatcatatcataggggacatgtgtactaagtttgaagtcgattggacttaaacttcatcaaaaactaccttgaccaaaaactttaacctgaagcgggacagatggacggacgaacggacggatgaacgaacggacagacggacggacgcacagaccagaaaacataatgcccctctactatcgtaggtggggcataaaaatgtttgaagaaattttcttttttatttatgaaatttcaaatgagaaaaattgaacccaatttttttaatcacatccccctttcccttattccaaaactaatctcaattaaaatttctaatggagtttgcaacaataactactcatttaaatacatcataaaatattaagatgtaaaaaaaactgcttattatcactgaatgttatttattataatttatcagttggtagtaaaaagtgaatatacattgtatattgtatataacaaagatttaagttgattctggacaaagaaagataactccaattaaaaaaaaatcttgctattgcacaatattttgcaattagatatttcttgcttactatgctggacaaagaaagataactctaattaaaaaaaaatttgctatttcacaatattgtgcaattagatatttcttgccattgcgcaatactgtgcaattgaaaagacttgctattgcacaacacttaatataataattttagatcctgatttggaccaacttgaaaactgggcccataataaaaaatctaagtacatttttggattcagcatatcaaagaaccccaagatttcaatttttgttgaaatcagactaagtttaattttggaccctttggactttagtgtagaccaatttgaaaacaggaccacaaatgaagaatctacatacacagttagatttggtatatgaaagaaccccatttattcaatttttgatgaaatcaaacaaagtttaattttggaccccgatttggaccaacttgaaaactgggccaataatcaagaatctaagtacatttttagattcagcatatcaaagaacctaactgattcattttttgtcaaaatcaaacaaagtttaattttggaccccgatttggaccaacttgaaaactgggccaataatcaagaatctaagtacatttttagattcagcatatcaaagaacctaactgattcattttttgtcaaaatcaaactaagtttaattttggaccctttgaaccttaatgtagaccaatttgaaaacgggaccaaaagttaagaatctacatacacagtcatgacagttagattcggcatatcaaagaaccccaattattcaattttgatcagtgttctccccaggatttttggatagcaccagggtaacgTGTGTCGAAATGATTTGTACAATATGTCGTGTCGCGTTGCATCGcttattttttcttcttgttaGTTTATGTGCCATTACCTTttaatacgaccgcaaaaattttaattttttggtcgtatactGCTATCAcattgttgtcttttgttttgtttactgtgttgggccacggttttttaatttgatggtttacggattttccccatgaaaaagtcgggtcggtcggtcgggaaaaaaaaaagaaaaaaaatcatctttgaagacagaaaaatacgcaaaatcaatatatatttcacctttctaacaatatgtttgttatgctattttatcatcatttcttaaattttagttcgatgaaatattattgctcaacTGTTATAAACATCacatgacattgtctaataatttacagtaaaaaaaggggggtgcacggtcaaagacgaaattaaatcgtcatttcagaaacaagaaaaataaattcgcgtagctctttatcaattccagaaaacttggtgaaaaatgatcttcaagcacgaaaactgataaagaaaaaaatgtaaaaacgtcgtacgaaaataagtttcaacacacgtgttaaaaggcagtggctatttgaccagcaccggctaaatagcaaatttgctatttgaccggcaccggcaaaatagcaaatttgctatttagccggcactgaataaaattgttcattgatGTGATTAGTAATGTTAGTAGAGAATAAAAAAGCTTAATAATagtaatttaaaatcattttatcacaatatcaagcattaaccaggtgctccacagggcgcagctttatacgaccgcagaggtcgaaccctgaacagttggggcaagtatggacaaaacattcaagcgtgatacagctctgaatttggattgtgatcaaatttttgacattacatggtttttttttacacaaaacaaatgtcaagattttacaaatcaattaaagatttcttcttcaaactttttaaatctaaaattaaatagttgatcatgacacagcataggtttctgacacagaatgaatgtggtctaatgaacttaaaaggttttttttgcctttgagcaattcactatgctgttgaatattaatcctctcaaaaaaatgtttgaagaaattttctttttatttatgaaatctgaaatgagaaaaatttaaacccccccccttttttcacatccccgttttcctttttccaaaactgatatcaattcaaatttctaatggagtttgcaacaataactactcttttaaatacatcataaaatattaaaatgtaaaataaagtgcttgttatcactgaatggtgaagattggttggtagtaaaagtgaatatacattgtttattgtataaaacaataaaaaaaacttcatcagcaacattgtatattggcaaatttccaatgaagttatttacataaagttattggcaaataaaaatagaaaatgacatcatagtcatgtctggcaaatgtccaacatacattatctaaaaacattttagataagataaggaaaaaaagcttcatcagcaacattttatattggcaatttccaatgaagttatttacataaagttattggcaaataaaaatagaaaatgacatcatagtcatgtctggcaaatttccaacatatattatcaactattATTATACTTCAGTGTGTTTTTGCTATATCAAAAGtaatgaaatagttgtgctatttcattccacagaACCATTTGCCAttcaatagtttcaaagactattgCCCCGGTGAATAGTTTCATAATCATCTTTCCCGTACTTTttcatgcttatttttcattggacgaCAATGATGTCATTGACTACTCTGCTTGGTTACGTATGCTTTGCAACGTCAAACTCCCGCTAATATTGTAAACGGTGGGATCTGTTTGTGTTGATTGTAATTTCACTTATAAGaagcaattataaaaaagaagaaaaaatcttCATGgggatttttttaaagatctaaaaTGTAGTACCTTATCCTTAATATGGGTTCGCTCTCTGTATATTAAAAGTGAATTTGCGTTTGGTGTATTTTAGCTAGAATTTGTTATAAGCACAGAAAGTTTAACACAAGCAAGTATTTCTAGTCTTGAttgaaacaagtgaaactgcaagctactgctcactgatgatacccccgccacaagtggataatattaatagtgtaaaaatatgcaagtgttcggtaaacaggaagttgtcgagtgatgaatctgaaaacgcatcacacggtatagctgacttatataaatcctgaaaccaaatttcagaaatccttgtattgtagttcctgagaaaaatgtgacgaaaatttttaacttggttatcatgtgtaaaatcatacaagtgttcggtaaacaggaagttgtcgagtgatgaatctgaaaacgcatcacacggtatagctgacttatataaatcctgaaaccaaattttagaaatccttgtattgtagttcctgagaaaaatgtgacgaaaatttttaacttggttatcatgtgtaaaatcatacaagtgttcggttaacaggaagttgtcgagtgatgaatctgaaaacgcatcacacggtatagctgacttatataaatcctgaaaccaaatttcagaaatccttgtattgtagttcctgagaaaaatgtgacgaaaattttcaacttggctatcatgtgtaaattcatacaagtgttcggtaaacaggaagttgtcgagtgatgaatctgaaaacgcatcacacggtatagctgacttatataaatcctgaaaccaaatttcagaaatccttgtattgtagttcctgagaaaaatgtgacgaaaattttcaacttggctatcatgtgtaaaatcagacaagtgttcggtaaacaggaagttgtcaagtgatgaatctgaaaacgcatcacacggtatggctgacatatataaatgttgataccaaattacagaaagggtggatgtgtagttcctgagaaaaatgtgacgaaagtttcatgggacggactgactgacggacggactgatggacggactgatggacggactgacggacggactgacggacggactgacggactgatggacggacagacagaggtaaaacagtatacccccccttttttaaagcgggggtataattaatgaaatatttattaatacaaaacgaattataaaaaagTATAGTTCATCATGTgcatataaagttatgtgatatttttgttttcttgcaaatgatatatatacacttttagaaaattagttatttggtatatatataccaggtgctccgcagggcgcagctttatacgaccgcagaggtcgaaccctgaacagttggggcaagtatggacaaaacattcaagcatgatacagctctgaatttggattgtgatcaaatttttgacattacatggtttttttttacacaaaacaaatgccaagattttacaaatcaattaaagatttcttcttcaaactttttaaatctaaaattaaatagttgacacagcataggtttctgacacagaatgaatgtggtctaatgaacttaaaaggttttttttgcatttgagcaaatcactatgctgttgaatattaatcctctcaaaaaaatgtttgaagaaattttctttttatttatgaaatctgaaatgagaaaaatttaacccccccccccttttttttcacatccccgtttccctttttcaaaactgatatcaattcaaatttctaatggagtttgcaacaataactactcatttaaatacatcataaaatattaagatgtaaaaaaactgcttgttatcactgaatggtaaagattatttatcagttggtagtaaaaagtgtatatacattgtatattgtatataacaaagatttaagttgattctggtcaaagaaagataactccaattaaaaaaaattcttgctattgcacaaataggatatttcttgcttactattctggacaaagaaagataactctaattaaaaaaaaatttgctatttcacaatattgtgcaattagaaatttcttgccattgcacaatactgtgcaattgaaaagacttgctattgcacaatacttaatataataattttagatcctgatttggaccaacttgaaaactgggcccataatcaaaaatctaagtacatgtttagattcagcatatcaaagaggcccaagaattcaatttttgttaaaatcaaacttagtttaattttggaccctttggactttaatgtagaatttgaaatttgaaaacaggaccaaaaatgaagaatctacatacacagttagatttggcatatcaaagaaccccaaggattcaatttttgatgaaatcaaacaaagtttaattttggaccctttggaccttaatgtagaccaatttgaaaactggaccaaaaaaacttcaataatcaagaatctaagtacatttttagattcaacatatcaaagaacccaaccgattcattttttgtcaaaatcaaactaagtttaattttggaccctttggaccttaatgtagaccaatttgaaaacgggaccaaaagttgagaatctacatatacagttagattcggcatatcaaagaaccccaattattcaattttgatgaaatcaaacaaagtttaattttggaccctttgggcccctttttcctaaactgttgggaccaaaactcccaaaatcaatcccaaccttccttttatggtcat
Protein-coding sequences here:
- the LOC143051601 gene encoding dnaJ homolog subfamily A member 1-like, with translation MVKETGYYDLLGVKPTSTPDEIKKAYRKLALKFHPDKNPNEGEKFKAISQAYEVLSDVKKRETYDRGGEEAIKGGGHGADFHNPMDIFDMFFGGGGRQRGPKKGKDVVHQLKVSLEDLYNGATRKLALQKNVICGKCEGRGGKEGAVGKCRICKGTGMQIRIHQLAPGMVQQIQTVCSECRGEGESIDPKHMCKHCNGKKVTRERKILEVHIDKGMKDGENIRFTGDGDQEPGIEAGDIIIVLDEKEHDRFQRQDLDLITEMEIELVEALCGFQKTIQTLDDRTLVITSLPGDVIKDKEIKCVMNEGMPIKRDPFEKGRLVIKFKVKFPENNFLPAAKLTQLDNLLPPRKEVIIPDDAEEHDLEDYNPRDRRRSRQRNAHDEDDDDEMGPGGQRVQCASH